A stretch of Persephonella sp. DNA encodes these proteins:
- the hemC gene encoding hydroxymethylbilane synthase, which produces MKIRIGTRKSKLALWQANHIADQLKKYYPDIQIELIKIVTKGDKILDVPLAKVGGKGLFVKEIEEAMLRNEIDIAVHSLKDVPTYFPEGLGLVAITEREDPRDAFLSVKYGSIDEMPEGSVLGTSSLRRKAQIMQKRKDLNIEDLRGNVDTRIRKLEEGQYDGIILAYAGLKRLGLQDRVKQIFDPDYMIPAVAQGFLGIEARLDDEKTKKIVSVLNHKESEIRAKAERAFLKTLEGGCQVPLAGYSEIKEGRLKITGFVSDLEGKRVFKDSMEGDVDQPEKVGVELANRLLDMGAREVLEEIYRGNS; this is translated from the coding sequence TTGAAAATAAGAATAGGAACAAGGAAGAGCAAACTTGCTCTATGGCAGGCAAATCACATAGCTGATCAGCTGAAAAAATATTACCCTGATATTCAGATAGAGCTTATAAAGATAGTTACAAAAGGGGATAAGATACTTGATGTTCCCCTTGCAAAGGTAGGTGGAAAAGGTCTTTTTGTAAAAGAGATAGAAGAGGCTATGCTCAGAAATGAGATTGATATAGCTGTCCATTCTTTAAAAGATGTTCCAACTTATTTCCCTGAAGGACTTGGACTTGTCGCTATAACAGAAAGGGAAGACCCAAGAGATGCATTTCTTTCTGTAAAATACGGCTCAATTGATGAGATGCCAGAAGGATCTGTTCTTGGAACAAGTTCTCTCAGAAGAAAAGCCCAGATAATGCAGAAAAGGAAAGATTTGAATATTGAGGATCTTAGAGGAAATGTTGACACAAGGATAAGAAAGCTTGAAGAAGGACAGTATGACGGCATAATTCTTGCTTATGCAGGTTTAAAAAGGCTTGGACTTCAAGACAGGGTAAAACAGATTTTTGATCCTGATTACATGATACCTGCAGTTGCACAGGGATTTTTAGGTATAGAAGCAAGACTTGATGATGAAAAAACAAAAAAGATAGTATCTGTCCTGAACCATAAAGAGAGCGAGATAAGGGCAAAAGCAGAAAGAGCTTTTCTTAAAACACTTGAAGGTGGGTGTCAGGTTCCACTTGCAGGTTACAGTGAGATAAAAGAAGGTAGACTGAAAATAACAGGTTTTGTTTCTGATCTTGAGGGAAAAAGGGTTTTCAAAGATAGTATGGAAGGGGATGTTGATCAGCCTGAAAAGGTGGGAGTTGAGCTTGCAAATAGACTTCTTGATATGGGTGCGAGGGAAGTGCTTGAGGAAATCTACAGGGGTAATTCTTAA